The following coding sequences lie in one Apium graveolens cultivar Ventura chromosome 1, ASM990537v1, whole genome shotgun sequence genomic window:
- the LOC141661008 gene encoding F-box protein SKIP5: METRKKSRRLSKTWSDNSYINKLDDGCLMHIFSFLLPIPDRYNTALVCHRWNFLACHPRLWLRVDRTVKDLSQPGVFPTVEAAVSAARPGDTILIGAGGSHIASNIQIKKPLCLIGGGDVPDDTTLICSRGSESALEFLSTCKLANLTVKAELGCCLLHRSGKLIIDCCFLQCESDPLDYLSYAIISTSNCPKVAPSLLKCCGDGVSVSQTRIEGGAKAVLTSGSLALQRVRVIYSQTSIFFWFDVEHQEQ, translated from the exons ATGGAGACGAGAAAAAAATCAAGGCGTTTATCAAAAACATGGTCTGATAATTCATATATAAATAAACTTGATGATGGTTGTCTTATGCATATCTTTAGTTTCTTGCTTCCAATTCCAG ATCGGTATAACACCGCCCTCGTTTGCCACAGATGGAATTTTCTGGCATGTCACCCTCGTCTATGGTTGCGAGTAGATAGGACGGTCAAAGATTTATCTCAGCCTGGTGTTTTCCCTACTGTTGAAGCGGCTGTCTCTGCTGCAAG GCCTGGAGACACAATTTTGATTGGGGCAGGAGGGAGCCATATTGCTTCAAATATTCAGATTAAGAAGCCACTTTGTCTG ATTGGCGGAGGTGATGTCCCAGATGATACGACTCTGATATGTTCTCGTGGTTCAGAGAG TGCATTGGAGTTCCTGTCTACGTGCAAACTAGCCAACTTGACTGTGAAAGCAGAGTTAGGTTGCTGCTTGCTTCATCGAAGCGGAAAGCTGATAATTGATTGTTGCTTTCTCCAGTGCGAGTCGGACCCTTTAGACTATCTTTCATATGCGATTATAAGCACATCTAATTGTCCAAAGGTTGCTCCATCATTGTTGAAATGTTGTGGTGATGGCGTGTCTGTTTCTCAAACTCGAATAGAAGGGGGTGCGAAGGCTGTCTTGACAAGTGGAAGCCTGGCATTGCAGCGAGTTCGTGTTATTTATTCACAAACCTCCATCTTTTTCTGGTTTGATGTAGAGCATCAGGAGCAATGA